AAGCCAGAAAAAGAGCCAGCATGGCTCCTGAAAATCTACGGGAATATCGCTTCAATCTGTCCTCCAGGCAGTCGTGACGGGATGGCGATAGCGCCATGACGCACCGGGCTGCGAAAGTGTAACAACACTGTAACAGAGAGAACAGAATGATCTACTGATGAGTCAACAGCTTGCGGTCAGGAACCTGTGCCCTTGAAGACCACGCCCGCCGTGCGCAAGAGAATGGTCAGGTCAAGCCAGAACGACCAATTCTCCACATAAGCGGTATCGAGAGCGATGTAGCGCGCAAAGGAGGAATCCTGCCGGGCTTGCACCTGCCACAAGCCTGTCAGCCCCGGCAACACTTCAAGCCGGCGCAGATGCTCCAGCTCGTAGCGCTCAACCTCACTGGCGATTGGAGGACGGGGACCGACGAGGCTCATCTCTCCCCGCAACACATTGAAGAACTGAGGCAGTTCATCGAGACTGTACTTGCGCAGAAAGCGTCCGACGCCGGTAATGCGCGGGTCATTTTTTACCTTGAACAGAATACCGTCGCGCTCATTGAGGGCCGCAAGCTCCTTCTTCTTTGCTTCGGCATCCTGCACCATGGTGCGAAACTTGAAGCAAGGGAAGGACCGGCCGCGCTTGCCGATGCGCTGCGAAACATACAGAATGCCACCTCCGCCCTCCAGCAGAATTGCCGCCGATATTGCCACCAGTACAGGCGAGAGCATCACGATGGCAACCAATGAGAGCGCAATATCGAGTGCGCGCTTGAAGACCAGGGCCAGAGTGCGATGCTCACGGCGATGCAGCGTCACCATCGGATAGCCCGCGACGCTCTCTTTGGGAGCGTTCGCCGAGAGATCAGGGAAATAACCCGAGATGGCACGAAGATCAACTTCCAGATCACGCGCCTCCTCCACCAGTTGCACGGCCACCTCGGTGGAGCAAGGCTGAGCGATGATCAACTCATCCACAAACCGCGAACGCACCATCTGGCGCAACTCGGTGATATCGCCCAGAATTCGATTGGCGGCAACGTCATGATCCTCACGCGAACCCGGCAGCCCGAGAAAACCGTCGAGATGATAACCGAGCTTGTAGTGGTGCGCGATCTGATCGCCAATGGCCGCACTGAGGCGATTGGTTCCGAGAATCAGTACGTTGCGCAACTCAATGCCCCGCGCATAATTGCGGTAACGCGTATGCCTCCAGAATGTCCGGCGAACGCAGAGGCATACAACACTCACCACGATAAAAATAATTACCAGCAGGCGCGACGCGGCCACATCACGCGTCATATAGAGAGCCCCGCAAAGCAACAGCCCGGCATTCAGGGCCGCCTGCGTCACCAGACGCGTTTCGTGCAGCCCGTTGCGCAATGGAACCTGTCCGTAGAGACCATAGCGGCGCGCCACCAGCAGGTAGGCAAGTACATACCAGAACAAATAAAGAAGACCTACCGCGCTGTTGGATATCTGTGGTGAAATCTCGCGAATATGAACCAGATCGCCAAAGATCAATGTGCGAATCAATATCGCAATCAACGCCCCCAGCAGAA
The DNA window shown above is from Acidobacterium capsulatum ATCC 51196 and carries:
- a CDS encoding sugar transferase, with amino-acid sequence MATSEYLKSGKANQTPDPPEIVPRRGRSIAGVSVATPALRMFTDAWVILLGALIAILIRTLIFGDLVHIREISPQISNSAVGLLYLFWYVLAYLLVARRYGLYGQVPLRNGLHETRLVTQAALNAGLLLCGALYMTRDVAASRLLVIIFIVVSVVCLCVRRTFWRHTRYRNYARGIELRNVLILGTNRLSAAIGDQIAHHYKLGYHLDGFLGLPGSREDHDVAANRILGDITELRQMVRSRFVDELIIAQPCSTEVAVQLVEEARDLEVDLRAISGYFPDLSANAPKESVAGYPMVTLHRREHRTLALVFKRALDIALSLVAIVMLSPVLVAISAAILLEGGGGILYVSQRIGKRGRSFPCFKFRTMVQDAEAKKKELAALNERDGILFKVKNDPRITGVGRFLRKYSLDELPQFFNVLRGEMSLVGPRPPIASEVERYELEHLRRLEVLPGLTGLWQVQARQDSSFARYIALDTAYVENWSFWLDLTILLRTAGVVFKGTGS